From a region of the Lactuca sativa cultivar Salinas chromosome 4, Lsat_Salinas_v11, whole genome shotgun sequence genome:
- the LOC128133717 gene encoding uncharacterized protein LOC128133717: MNRNAFTRLCDLLEQRGGLKNSKNMLVDEQVAMFLHVLAHNEKNRIIVERFKRSGETVSRYFKLVLDAVCRLHKEFYKKPVPIPDDETDERWRWFKGFLGELDGTYIKVKVLAANRKPYRTRKESVVGTYYLCDAGYTNGEGFLTPYRGQCYHLNDWSRPPTNAKELYNMRHSSARNVTERCFGLIKSRWAILRDNAYHPIESMQRIIIACCLMHNFIRTTMTEDPLDQEILANHTQFGDEHDSIISTVETSQGWTDRRDLLANTMFTDWSARRANN; encoded by the exons ATGAATAGAAATGCATTTACAAGACTATGTGACCTGCTTGAACAAAGAGGAGGGTTGAAAAATAGCAAAAACATGTTAGTTGACGAGCAAGTTGCTATGTTCTTACATGTACTTGCACATAACGAGAAAAATAGGATTATAGTAGAAAGATTCAAAAGGTCAGGTGAAACTGTAAGTCGATATTTCAAGTTAGTCTTAGATGCAGTATGCCGATTACATAAAGAGTTCTACAAGAAACCCGTGCCAATACCCGATGATGAAACCGACGAGAGGTGGAGGTGGTTTAAG GGTTTCTTAGGAGAATTAGATGGAACATATATCAAAGTTAAAGTCCTTGCAGCGAATAGAAAACCTTATCGAACACGTAAGG AATCTGTTGTAGGAACATACTACCTTTGTGATGCGGGTTATACAAATGGTGAAGGTTTTTTAACACCTTATCGCGGACAATGTTACCATCTTAATGATTGGTCTCGACCACCTACAAATGCTAAAGAGTTATATAACATGAGACACTCATCAGCAAGGAACGTAACAGAACGATGTTTTGGATTGATCAAATCTAGATGGGCTATTTTACGTGATAATGCATACCATCCAATAGAATCTATGCAACGCATAATCATTGCATGTTGTTTGATGCATAATTTCATACGTACAACCATGACCGAGGACCCCCTTGATCAAGAAATCCTTGCAAATCATACACAATTTGGAGACGAACATGACAGCATTATTTCAACCGTAGAGACATCGCAAGGATGGACTGACCGTCGAGATCTTCTTGCTAATACTATGTTTACTGATTGGAGTGCAAGGCGTGCCAACAATTAA